The Macaca mulatta isolate MMU2019108-1 chromosome 9, T2T-MMU8v2.0, whole genome shotgun sequence genomic sequence GAATAGACAGGACACTCTCCTATTAAGATTCTATTAAGACAAGCCAGGGAGCTGCCTTCCTGAAGCCATTTATATCTAAGCAATTCACGAGCACAGAGTAATTCCTCCCCAATGACTCTGTCTCTATGGAGAATTTTAAGAGCCTAGTTCTGAAAAGCATCCTGCAAGAGGGAAGATGGGTTATAATATTCCCAGACCCTCTTGCCATTTTTGTTAGGGTCTCTTGAGTTTAGAGACTACACTTAACCACAGGTTGTTTAACATAAATAACTTGACCCACGCTAACTTTAATTGTCCTggtctcctgcctccgtttccaaGAGAGCCACTCCCTGTGTTCATATGCCAAATAAGGAAACCAGAGAATAAGGGGGTCAGGAAAGGAGTAGGGGGCAGTAGAGAAGTGGCCTAGATGATTCTAGAGATAGCATGCCAGTGGGTGTGCTTCACGAGCTTCCTGCAGACTTCTGGGAAGTCGGATGGAGCTGGATTCATTTGGAAAGGCTGGCATGAGAAGGAAAGACAGGAAACTGTGGGGAATGGAGAACTCTTAAGATCTTTATGCTTTGGGGTAAGGGGAGAGAAAAGAATCCACTAGTGGTTTAGAATAGTCACGAATTAAATCACATATTTCCATGAAACAAGCCTGGCAAAGCCTTAGCAAATCTGGTAGGGTACTTTGGAGTGATAATTGCTCATCAGAGTTTTCCCCCATCAGGGCAAACTGGCCAGGCCCTCACCACCCTCAGTCACTGGATGTGGGATGTGGCTGCCTTGGGAAGAACATGACCTCATGCAACCACTCCTTGCAGCTAAGCATCCACTCATCCCTTGAAGGGGGATCTAGGCAGCACATCGCCATATGTATGACAAACTTTGTGCCGATAGCTCTcgttttgttttggatttttaccTTGAGACAAACTCCAGTGATCCAGCCAGGTTTTAGAGTTAGACTCTTTGGAAACTCCTGCAAATATATCTGGCTTGGATGGAAAGCTTGGAGTGTAATCAGCTTAGTTGGTGACCCATTTCCCCCCTCACTGGTTAGCTAAGCGGATTTTCTTTGCTGAGGCCTTTTGTAGGGTACGATGTATATCATGAGTCTCAAAGGAACTGATGGAATTTCAATATTCAACTGGAAGTGCCCTAGTTAATAGGGATGTAGACTTTTCAGATCTTAAAGAGTTTGTCGGTGGGAGGAGGATTCATGGGCACCAACTGTGTGCTAGGTGTTGTATTTAGCATAATctcaaaattttctaaaaatatggcTGGATatagtggcttgcacctgtaatcccagttacttgggagactgagaagtttgagaatagcctgggcaacagagtgagaccccgtctctgaaaaaatataaaaattaaaaaataatgaaaaataaattcctggaaatataatGAGGTATTTGTTACTATTCTCACTATGCAGAGGAGAATCACAGAAATTACTTTACATTCCAAAGATCTCAAGACTCAGAAGCACAAGCAAGAGATAAGACTCCTTGGGACAGGGTCTATAATAGGTTTGCCCTCGACCctgttcctttcattgagcaAGAGTAGAGCTTAAAGCAAAtgaccaataaatatttgtggaataaatgaagaGTGAAAGAGCAAGCATGTAAAATTGCatatatctctttttaaaatgtaggttgTTCATTCTGACCAAGAGAAATACACAGTATTAAGGAAAGGTTGTGAAGtccaagaaaataatattttggtttaATCAGAAAATACCATCTTGTATTTGAAACTGGTGATACAAGCTGCAGAGGCAGCTGTCTTGATGCAGTAGAAGCATGACTACACCACCCGTGGGGTTGGGAAGAGAACAAATGATGGAAATGAACACAGAATTACTTTGTTACTCATTACCTATTTTCACTTTGAGAAAATGATTGGAAATTCTAGGTTTCAGGAATCAACTGCAAATGATGAAGCATTAGATGGATTCTGGCCAAATCCCCTGAACAGTGGTGCTCAGAATAGCACTGCCTGCTTGTTTCTCAGACTTCTTTTTAAGACACTGAGAAATGTAGAATCTGTATGGAATTGGACATCTGACTTGGAGTTTACTTTTCAGACTCAAGAATCACACAAATGTTGAATTTCCTGATGCTAGTTAAGAGACATTGATCCCCCTTCGTGTGTTCTGACTGAACCTGTGATCTGGGCTGTAACAGACCTCAGAGCTCCCAGGAGCTTTCCTGCTGCTGTGCGACCTACATCACCATGGATTACCAATAATAGGATTTGCCACTCGGAAGCTGGGGCGATACTTATTCAAAACTCACAACGTATTTTCTTACAGAGAAATATGGCTTCAGTTTTTCATCACTTCCTGTTAGTTCTGGTCTTTCTGGATACACACGCAGCTCAGCCTTTCTGTCTGCCAGGATGCACTTGTTCAGAGGAGAGTTTTGGCAGGTGCGCTCTGCTGGCCAGATGTTAGAGGGTTATGGGGAATGGGTTTTCTTTGGGGATGATGTGGAGTGGAAGCAGGCTTAGAATTGGCAGGAAATCAGCAAATCTCTATGAGACTCATTCTAGTTGGGACTGAACTTTGCTGAACTGTGCATTTTTACCAAAATGAGTCTAACCCTTTTATTTcaatgaataataatatttttattctgattcACATGTCTAATGCCAGGATCAGCCTGACCCCACTTTCCAGTTCCTTGTTGTTTATCTTAAAGTTGTTCTGGTTTCTTATACAGGACTCTGCAGTGCATATCTGTCTCCTTGGGAAAGATCCCTGGGAACCTTTCTGAAGAGTTCAAGCAAGTGAGAATTGAAAACTCACCCTTATTTGAGATGCCCCAAGGGTCTTTCATCAACATGAGCACCTTGGAATACCTTTGGCTCAACTTTAACAATATTAGTGTGATCCACCTGGGAGCCCTGGAGCATCTGCCAGAACTGAGGGAGCTGAGACTCGAAGGGAATAGGCTCCGCTCAGTACCATGGACAGCGTTCCGTGCCACCCCTCTCCTGAGGGTCTTGGATCTCAAACGCAATAAGATTGATGCACTCCCTGAGCTGGCTCTTCAATTCTTGGTCAGCCTGACCTACCTTGACCTATCCTCCAATAGGCTTACAGTTGTATCCAGAAGTGTCTTCCTGAATTGGCCAGCCTACCTGAAACGCCGGCAACCTGACTGTGGGGCCGGGATTCTCTCCAGCCTGGTGGTGGCGCTTCATGACAACCCCTGGGTATGTGACTGTCGCCTAAGGGGGCTTGTCCAGTTTGTCAAGTCCATTACCCTCCCAGTCATCCTGGTGAATTCCTACCTGATATGCCGGGGCCCTCTCTCCAAGGCAGGGCAGCTTTTTCATGAAACTGAGCTTAGTACTTGCATGAAGCCACAGATCTCAACCCCCAGTGCCAATGTCACCATCCGGGTGGGACAGAATGTAACCCTGCGATGCTTGGCACAGGCCAGCCCCTCACCATCCATTGCATGGACTTATCCCCTGAGTATGTGGAGAGAATTTGATGGTAAGCCACATGCACCCTCTCAGTGTATCTGGAGGGAATGGAGAGGTCTGTAGCAATCCCATCCTCATTAGAGAGGTTCAAAGCTGGGTCAATCACGAAGGATGGGTGCAAGTAAGACTGGGATAGCCCTGAATTATGCTCACTAGAACAGAAAAGATTCCAAggtagtgttccattattggcattattttaaatgtttgcatacaGATCTCTCTAGAACACATACACCTATGTAAATACACATTTCAGGGCTAATTTAATATcttatgtaaataatataaaattttacatgaGCAGATATAGTCTTTGGGAATCTTCTAGATGCAAAACACTGGACCATGTATTTTAGAATTCTAGAATTTTTTATTAGGACTGATTCTAGAGATGATCTATTACTTATTTCCTTAACTTGCCTGAACTGAATCACCTGGGGTGCTTGTTTGAAGTAACATTGACATAAAATTGTTCAGACCTTATTGGCTTGAATTTGTAATACTGGGACCCAGGGAAAGGAAGTGACCTCTGTGGGCCCCAGGGCTGGAATTCAAACCTGCCTCTTCTTTCCTGGAACCCTGTGCTCTGTTTTCATACCTCAGCTGGGATTACCTTTCATGCTACTCTGTAGGGTTGGGCACATCACAAAGCCAAGGATGACCTCCTTGGGGGTATCCCGaagctgaaaagaaaaatctttgtaCATTCCTCGTGTCCTGCCTTCTGTTCTCTGTCTAGAAGACAACTAGGAATAGCTGGGTAAAACTTGGGAAATATAGTCGTTTGCCCAGACATTTGTTATACATTATGACAAACCTCTGAATGGTTCAAAAACTACCCAATTAActgaattttcacatttttatattgttttgatgATACCTTATTGGTTTTACATTCAATACcgatgaaagaaaaatatgggaTTTATTGTTGTATCCTCTTTGAAAACCAAGAAATGCATCCAGGTGTTGTGTTTTGTGGTGCTCTATAATCACTCTTCGGCAACCATGTTATATATAATCTCTCCGTAAAAATATAAGCTAAGACTGAACACTTACCTTCAAACTAATGAGGTAGTTGATTGCTTATCATCCCATTTTATTGACAAAAAAACTGATGTCAAGAAAatttaagcaacttgcccaggaCCACATAGGATAGGAGCTCCATTAGGGATAGGAGCCCAGGCATGTGGCTCCAGGTTCTGAGAAACTGTGCATTTGGAAGGTAAGAAGGTACTTCTTGAAGCTCATAATATTACACAATCACATAGTTGCAAGAACTCTCCTGAAAGCCATGGCTCAGGAAGGCAAAGGTGGTTTGGTGGGTGCAGTTAGTGAAGTTGAAAGAGTATGGTCTTCATAGATTGAAGAGCCAGGTCCCAGACGAATTGTTGCTTCTGAACACCTCTCACTATGGGCAAGTTGATGGATTGCTCCAATCCTCAACATCCTATGTGTAAAAATCAGTTACTTATCTTACAGGATTGCTGGGAGGCAAACACCTGACACCAGGTACAAGGTTCATAGGAGGTTACCACCAtcttttaacaacaacaacaacaacaaaaaccaaagcaaaacaaaacaaaaactagcatTGCTAGATACTTTGCAGCAGTCTATCAGATAAATGCAcagctgttttccttttctttccaccCAGTGTTGACATCTTCTACTGGAGAAGACACTGCTCTGTCGGAGCTGGCCATACCTGCTGCCCACCTGGTAGACAGTGGTAATTACACCTgcatggcctccaactccattgGCAAGAGCACCCTTGTAATCTCTCTCCATGTCCAGCCTGCCCAGGCCCTACATGCACCTGATTCTCTTTCCATCCCCTCAGAGGGCAATGCCTACATTGACCTGCGGGTTGTCAAACAGACAGTGCATGGGATTTTGCTGGAGTGGcttgcagtggctgacacctctGAGGAGGAGTGGTTCACCCTCCACATTGCATCAGATGAAGCCTTCAGGAAGGAGGTGGTTCACATCGGCCCCGGAATCAATACTTATGCTGTGGACAACCTCCTTCCTGGCACAAAATATaaagcctgcctcagcctagagGACCAGCCTCCACACCAGGGCCAGTGTGTAGTTTTTGTAACAGGCAGAGATGGTGGTGGGCTAGAGGCACGTGAGCGCCTCCTGCATGTCACAGTGGTCCTGTGTGTGGTACTGCTTGCAGTGCCTGTGGGCGCCTATGCCTGGGCAGCCCAGGGCCCCTGCAGCTGCAGCAAGTGGGTCCTGTGCTACTGTCTTCATTGCAGGAAAGCCCCCAGCTGCCCCCCTGCAGCCCCGCAGTGCAGGGATGGCTCCTTTAGAGAACATCCAGCTGTCTGTGATGATGGTGAAGGGCACATAGACACTGAGGGggacaaggagaaagaaggaatggaagaaaacagcTGAACAACCCAGGCCATGGGGTGGAAACGGCTTGGGCTTCAAGCCTCTGAAACTAACCCTCTGCAGCAGCTCCATCCATTTATCCAACAAGTATAtattgagcacccactgtgtTCCAAGCACTGAACTTGACACAGGGGGTTCAAGAGTAAAAAGGGAAACACAGTCTTTATCTTCATGATAAAGGGGACATAGTCATTATCTTCATAAAGTTAAAGTCATTGAAGATTTGTCCTAtcaaattaatcattttattatacatGGTGATTAGAAACCGCTAAATATTACTCTTTGCATATACATAGCCTTATAACATTTGCATGTTTACACGTAACATCGACGtataacattttacatatattatcctGTAAAGGAAGGTAGACGTCTACCCactttttatagatgaagaaactgcagcCTGGACAGTTCAATGATATGCCCAGAGTCTGCATCTGGCAGGAGGCAGAAGCCCCACTCAAAAGAGGTTCCAATTCCGTTGTTTCCTTGAATGTCTGTTTTGCAGTATTCTTATGTCTTTCATTGTTTATAAAGTGTGACCCTCTCTCTTCATGACAAACTCCCAATGAGATCACATAAATGTTCAAAAGAGCTGCCCATCAGGGTGATGAGAGCTGTTGGGTAATGGGAGTCTCTTTTTGTGGGTATCTGTTCCCCTGTGAGCAGCCCTTGGTGCTGCTGGGCAGGCTGGTGCCATCAGCACCAAGGAAGTGCAGGGGATTGGCTGTAGCCCTGGGTCTAGTAGAAAGCAGACTCTGCAGGGCCATACCCAGAAAGAAGAGCACACATATGTCCACTGCTTTCCCCTAGTGAATGTGTCAAGCCCTCCTATGAAGTCCATAAGACGAGGTCATTTCCTCTTAGCTGGACCTATGTGGAATGGAGGGGCCCCAAGAACCCCAGCATCAGCTCGTTGTCCCTCTGAACAGCCCTTCTAGGGGAGACCATTCCCAGGATTtaatccacatctgtctccctgCAGTTTCCCTCACTGGCCACATGGAAGCCTTTCGAAGAGTGTAAACATGAACTAGCCTCGTTGTGACATCACACGTTTCCTCCTTCCCATGACTTTTACCCATTCCTCATCATCCTTTTAGGCCTCTCTTAAGTGTGTACATTACATCTTCCACAGAGCCTTCCTTGACTTCACACCTCTGGTGAAAAGGAGAGTATGCACAGTGTGTCCCTCGGTTGTGAGACATTTACAGGCAAAGACTGACCTTCCTCACTGTGGCCACTGCACTCGTCTAATACCTGGATTGTGTTCATAATCAATGTTAGttacaatacatttttaaaaattgaagacgGCTCTCATTTTCAGACTAATTGTCCACTCATTTCTTCAGGTTCtactcatttgttttcttctgggcactagaaaaaaaaaaactctaaattaaaaaaaaattcaggacagagtctcactatgttgcctgggctggtcccaaactcctggcctcaagctatcctcccatctcagtctcccaagtactgggattacacctggcaaaaatcacttttaaaagaaattttttaatcaTGCCAAAAGTAGAGAGAATCTCATTCCTCCTCTTCTGTCAGCTTCAGcaagttttaatattttccaagCTTTTTTTAATCTTGTCCTTGCCCTCAACAGTTTTCTTAACTGGAgagttttaaaacaaatacaaagctTCACACCAGTTTACCTGTAAATGTTCTAGTTTGAGGTCTAAcagatgaagttttaaaaaaaataaccaaaatgttaTTATCACTCTtaagaacatatatttttaaattatatggacatatatatatttagatatgcaCATGTgtacaacacacacatacatgtaatGTAGTGGAGAATTTATTTATGTGGAATTTGCTATGataaatttttgaagaaaagtgGTTGGAGCAAGAAAAGAACTTGTACTTCTCGTAACCTCTGTGTACTTCCTTCCATAGCATCAAGGggggttgatatggtttggctgtgtccctgcccaaatctcatcttcaactGTAGTTTCCATAATCTGTACATATCATGCCATTTCCCCCATgccattttcatgatagtgagtaagttctcacaagatctgatggttttataaggggcttcccctttcaatcagttctcattcttctctctcctgccgccgtgtgaagaaggacatgtttgcttccccttccaccatgattgtaactttcctgagttTTCCCCAGTCATgccgaactgtgagtcaattaaacctgtttcctttataaattacccagtctcaggtatgtctttattagcagcatgagaatgaactaatacagtggTC encodes the following:
- the LRIT2 gene encoding leucine-rich repeat, immunoglobulin-like domain and transmembrane domain-containing protein 2 isoform X1, whose product is MASVFHHFLLVLVFLDTHAAQPFCLPGCTCSEESFGRTLQCISVSLGKIPGNLSEEFKQVRIENSPLFEMPQGSFINMSTLEYLWLNFNNISVIHLGALEHLPELRELRLEGNRLRSVPWTAFRATPLLRVLDLKRNKIDALPELALQFLVSLTYLDLSSNRLTVVSRSVFLNWPAYLKRRQPDCGAGILSSLVVALHDNPWVCDCRLRGLVQFVKSITLPVILVNSYLICRGPLSKAGQLFHETELSTCMKPQISTPSANVTIRVGQNVTLRCLAQASPSPSIAWTYPLSMWREFDGLLGGKHLTPVLTSSTGEDTALSELAIPAAHLVDSGNYTCMASNSIGKSTLVISLHVQPAQALHAPDSLSIPSEGNAYIDLRVVKQTVHGILLEWLAVADTSEEEWFTLHIASDEAFRKEVVHIGPGINTYAVDNLLPGTKYKACLSLEDQPPHQGQCVVFVTGRDGGGLEARERLLHVTVVLCVVLLAVPVGAYAWAAQGPCSCSKWVLCYCLHCRKAPSCPPAAPQCRDGSFREHPAVCDDGEGHIDTEGDKEKEGMEENS
- the LRIT2 gene encoding leucine-rich repeat, immunoglobulin-like domain and transmembrane domain-containing protein 2 isoform X2, yielding MASVFHHFLLVLVFLDTHAAQPFCLPGCTCSEESFGRTLQCISVSLGKIPGNLSEEFKQVRIENSPLFEMPQGSFINMSTLEYLWLNFNNISVIHLGALEHLPELRELRLEGNRLRSVPWTAFRATPLLRVLDLKRNKIDALPELALQFLVSLTYLDLSSNRLTVVSRSVFLNWPAYLKRRQPDCGAGILSSLVVALHDNPWVCDCRLRGLVQFVKSITLPVILVNSYLICRGPLSKAGQLFHETELSTCMKPQISTPSANVTIRVGQNVTLRCLAQASPSPSIAWTYPLSMWREFDVLTSSTGEDTALSELAIPAAHLVDSGNYTCMASNSIGKSTLVISLHVQPAQALHAPDSLSIPSEGNAYIDLRVVKQTVHGILLEWLAVADTSEEEWFTLHIASDEAFRKEVVHIGPGINTYAVDNLLPGTKYKACLSLEDQPPHQGQCVVFVTGRDGGGLEARERLLHVTVVLCVVLLAVPVGAYAWAAQGPCSCSKWVLCYCLHCRKAPSCPPAAPQCRDGSFREHPAVCDDGEGHIDTEGDKEKEGMEENS